Proteins encoded together in one Bacteroidales bacterium window:
- a CDS encoding Nif3-like dinuclear metal center hexameric protein, protein MKIHKITSFLESIAPLALQESYDNSGLIIGNPNDEVSKALITLDVTEEIIDEAISKKCQLIISHHPLIFGNISKIRPDNYTGKCIIKAIKNNISIYAIHTNFDNIDNGVNAALCNKIGLINCRILKPKKNILKKLVTFCPTKHADKVRKALFDNGTGHIGNYDSCSYNIEGFGTFRALGNTNPFVGEAFKLHKENEIRIETIFPAYLERNILKALFASHPYEEVAYDIYPLENSFNKAGEGMIGELEKSMTSNDFFKKIKSDLKIPVIRHNNKLNKKIKKVAVCGGSGSFLVKDAIFAGADAFLTSDIKYHNFFDGDNSLIIADIGHYESEQFMKEILYEQLNKKFPTFAVLISKLNTNPVKYY, encoded by the coding sequence ATGAAAATTCACAAAATCACATCATTCCTCGAAAGCATAGCACCGCTTGCATTGCAGGAATCGTATGATAATTCAGGTTTGATAATTGGCAACCCTAATGACGAAGTTTCGAAAGCCCTGATTACGCTTGATGTTACCGAAGAAATCATTGATGAAGCCATTTCAAAAAAATGTCAGTTAATTATTTCGCATCATCCTTTGATTTTCGGAAATATCAGCAAAATTCGCCCCGATAACTATACCGGCAAATGTATCATAAAAGCAATAAAAAATAATATCTCAATTTATGCCATACACACAAATTTCGACAATATTGACAATGGCGTAAATGCTGCGCTTTGCAACAAAATAGGACTAATCAATTGCAGAATCTTAAAACCTAAGAAAAATATTCTTAAAAAATTAGTCACATTTTGCCCGACAAAACATGCTGATAAAGTTCGGAAAGCCTTATTTGATAACGGAACCGGACACATAGGCAATTACGATTCGTGCAGCTATAATATCGAAGGTTTTGGAACTTTCCGCGCCCTCGGAAACACGAATCCCTTTGTTGGCGAAGCATTCAAACTTCATAAAGAAAATGAAATACGTATTGAAACCATTTTTCCCGCTTATCTTGAAAGAAATATTTTAAAAGCTTTATTTGCTTCACATCCTTACGAAGAAGTGGCTTACGATATTTATCCCCTTGAAAATTCTTTCAATAAAGCAGGAGAAGGAATGATTGGAGAACTAGAGAAATCTATGACTTCAAATGATTTTTTCAAAAAAATAAAATCAGACCTAAAAATTCCTGTTATCAGGCATAATAATAAATTAAATAAAAAAATCAAAAAAGTTGCAGTATGCGGAGGTTCCGGAAGTTTTCTTGTTAAAGACGCTATTTTTGCCGGTGCCGATGCTTTTCTTACATCTGATATAAAATATCATAACTTTTTCGATGGCGATAACTCTTTGATAATAGCTGATATCGGGCATTACGAGAGCGAACAGTTTATGAAAGAAATTTTATATGAGCAACTTAATAAAAAATTTCCTACATTTGCAGTCCTAATTTCAAAGTTGAATACAAATCCTGTAAAATATTATTAA
- a CDS encoding C4-type zinc ribbon domain-containing protein codes for MSKVTKSAMDPALNAELNTKEIGSNKADLDEKNEASVEKKLRALFNLQIIDSQIDKIRSIRGELPLEVQDLEDDIAGIQTRIDNYTSEVNTLEESINEKKNAIKQCQVLIKKYEAQQSNVRNNREYDSLSKEIEFQNLEIQLCEKRIKEFKTNLEAKKEVIEKSTKQLEEKLSEVDIKKSELADIVVETEKEEVTLLTRSQENARIIEERLLQAYKKIRKNARNGLAVVIVERDACGGCFNKIPPQRQLDIRIHKKIIVCEYCGRILVDPEIAKS; via the coding sequence ATGAGTAAAGTAACAAAAAGCGCAATGGACCCAGCATTAAATGCTGAATTAAATACTAAAGAAATCGGAAGTAATAAAGCCGATTTAGATGAAAAAAACGAAGCTTCTGTTGAAAAGAAACTAAGGGCATTATTTAATTTACAAATTATCGATTCACAGATTGATAAAATTCGCAGCATCCGTGGAGAATTACCTTTGGAAGTTCAGGACCTTGAAGATGATATAGCAGGTATTCAAACACGTATCGATAATTATACAAGCGAAGTTAATACACTCGAAGAATCCATAAATGAGAAGAAAAACGCAATTAAGCAATGTCAGGTTCTCATAAAAAAATACGAAGCACAGCAATCAAACGTAAGAAACAATAGGGAATACGATTCTTTATCAAAAGAAATTGAATTCCAGAATCTCGAGATACAGTTATGCGAAAAACGCATTAAAGAATTTAAAACTAATCTGGAAGCCAAAAAAGAAGTTATTGAAAAATCAACAAAACAACTGGAAGAAAAGCTTAGTGAAGTTGATATTAAAAAAAGTGAGTTAGCTGACATTGTAGTTGAAACAGAGAAAGAAGAAGTAACATTACTCACCCGTTCCCAGGAAAATGCACGTATTATTGAAGAAAGACTTTTACAAGCCTATAAAAAAATCCGGAAAAATGCACGCAATGGCTTAGCCGTTGTTATTGTTGAGCGTGATGCTTGCGGTGGTTGTTTCAATAAAATCCCACCTCAACGTCAGCTTGATATACGTATTCATAAAAAAATTATCGTTTGTGAATATTGCGGACGTATCCTTGTCGACCCCGAAATAGCAAAATCATAA